In the genome of Drosophila subpulchrella strain 33 F10 #4 breed RU33 chromosome 2L, RU_Dsub_v1.1 Primary Assembly, whole genome shotgun sequence, one region contains:
- the LOC119548232 gene encoding zinc finger protein 431-like produces MEEICRVCLGNYDDMVNIFKGTDESGPSIPDMIAQWSGYQVEKGDSLPENICLSCLEDAQNAFEIKQASDMGHQVLCRVEGTGEGDESYTISDSDCEEPSEKLAFQVKDTSVTKEQESSEEKKAQLYFFTDEISISDSNQSDFRISVDRNSRSVGELDQTNTYIQDEDEVCEISSDEDQSDCLIQDDVLSDVSVGKNDKFESQLVDNNSKTASDNTDSSSDQTFQCPWCPKIYQRKWNLKLHLCIHTGERPYKCSQCPRSFMRKSGLKFHLTEHTGELPYKCDQCPMAYRTKTSCLRHIQQHLETSMKSVPEKQSYNCSYCPKTFSRPSALEHHFMTHTEERTIKCPQCPVLCLDQSQLNLHVQTHNEDQSHICNQSSMTFEDQSSLNLHIMNHTGDPSHKCPICPMTFQLEWRKNQHIKTHNEEKPFKCTHCYRSYTQLEDLNRHIQVHTGDKQFKCDQCPKAFAHISLLNKHMRAHSSDWPVKCDFCSTSFERMGDLNKHLKTHSEHRPFKCDFCPKTFKYSTSIVMHTRTHTGERPYKCSQCQKCYKQPSELKRHTRTHTGERPFKCNYCPRAFMDLTTVKGHMRTHTGERPFKCTYCDKSFSRTSILNVHILTHMKELKAGAS; encoded by the coding sequence ATGGAGGAAATATGCCGAGTTTGCCTGGGGAACTACGATGATATGGTCAACATATTTAAAGGAACCGATGAATCGGGACCTTCAATTCCGGATATGATTGCCCAGTGGTCTGGCTACCAAGTGGAGAAAGGCGACTCGCTTCCCGAAAATATATGCCTAAGTTGCTTGGAAGATGCCCAAAATGCATTCGAGATCAAACAGGCATCCGACATGGGACACCAAGTCTTATGCCGAGTGGAGGGCACCGGGGAAGGGGACGAATCCTACACAATATCAGACTCTGACTGTgaggaaccaagcgaaaagcTAGCCTTTCAAGTTAAGGACACGTCAGTTACCAAAGAACAGGAATCAAGCGAAGAAAAGAAGGCCCAGCTTTACTTCTTCACGGATGAGATATCAATTAGTGACTCTAATCAATCCGATTTTCGGATTTCAGTGGATAGAAACAGTCGATCAGTTGGTGAACTCGATCAAACAAATACCTATATCCAAGATGAAGATGAAGTATGTGAAATATCAAGCGATGAAGACCAATCCGATTGCCTTATTCAAGATGATGTATTAAGTGACGTATCAGTCGGTAAAAATGATAAATTCGAGAGTCAACTGGTAGATAATAATAGTAAAACAGCGAGTGATAACACGGATTCAAGTAGTGATCAAACTTTCCAGTGTCCTTGGTGTCCGAAGATTTACCAACGAAAATGGAATTTGAAATTGCATCTCTGTATTCACACTGGTGAGCGACCTTACAAGTGTTCCCAGTGTCCTAGATCTTTTATGCGAAAATCTGGTCTTAAGTTTCACTTGACGGAGCATACCGGGGAGCTACCGTACAAATGTGACCAATGTCCTATGGCTTATCGAACCAAAACGAGTTGTCTTCGGCACATTCAACAACACCTTGAAACTTCTATGAAGTCTGTCCCAGAGAAACAATCGTATAACTGCTCCTACTGCCCAAAGACATTTTCAAGACCATCAGCTCTAGAGCACCACTTCATGACCCACACGGAGGAACGTACGATAAAGTGTCCCCAATGCCCGGTGTTATGTCTAGATCAGTCACAACTCAACCTACATGTCCAGACCCACAATGAAGACCAATCTCATATATGTAATCAGTCCTCAATGACTTTTGAGGATCAAAGTTCCCTTAATTTGCACATTATGAATCACACGGGAGATCCGTCGCATAAGTGTCCTATCTGCCCAATGACGTTTCAACTGGAATGGCGAAAGAACCAACACATCAAGACTCACAATGAAGAAAAGCCTTTTAAGTGCACTCACTGCTACAGAAGCTATACGCAACTGGAGGATCTTAACCGACATATCCAGGTTCACACGGGAGATAAGCAGTTTAAGTGTGATCAATGCCCGAAAGCCTTTGCACATATATCTCTTCTCAACAAGCACATGCGTGCTCACTCGTCTGACTGGCCAGTTAAATGTGATTTTTGCTCAACGTCCTTTGAGCGAATGGGCGACCTTAACAAACATCTAAAGACGCACAGCGAGCACAGACCATTTAAATGTGACTTTTGTCCAAAGACTTTTAAGTACTCAACTTCCATTGTTATGCATACCCGTACCCACACGGGGGAGCGGCCCTATAAGTGCTCCCAATGCCAAAAGTGTTATAAACAACCGAGCGAACTTAAGCGACACACTCGAACTCACACGGGAGAAAGGCCGTTCAAATGCAATTATTGCCCCAGGGCTTTTATGGATCTGACAACTGTTAAGGGGCACATGCGGACTCATACGGGGGAGCGACCCTTTAAATGCACCTATTGCGACAAGTCTTTTTCGCGAACATCTATTCTTAATGTTCACATCCTTACTCATATGAAGGAGTTAAAAGCTGGAGCTTCATAG
- the LOC119546237 gene encoding C-type lectin 37Db-like, translating to MGREIVMFSSDLERRLVTLEARQYADSDAFEERLRRLETHLPTQRRIEISQSLETDKPVADENAIGERIEKLEDALKLELADHLGNITSKFDALVEKLAESKVVYQKIGEKYYYIHNCVERSWTDAQLFCDQKNGHLATLQNEEEWEALAEHLKSDKNYWVDINDRDDEEFISDFTQKKPKFLKWSDDEPNNGGEYEFIEDCVELQGNNNFYMNDAQCSNHNLFICEFEPQCIS from the exons ATGGGGCGAGAGATCGTGATG TTCTCTAGTGACCTAGAGCGAAGACTTGTGACTCTGGAAGCTCGGCAATATGCTGATAGTGATGCCTTTGAGGAGAGACTTCGAAGATTAGAAACCCACTTGCCCACTCAACGGAGAATCGAGATATCGCAGTCTCTGGAGACAGATAAGCCTGTTGCCGACGAAAATGCCATTGGTGAGAGAATCGAGAAACTGGAGGATGCTTTAAAGCTGGAGTTGGCTGATCACTTGGGGAACATAACTTCTAAATTCGACGCCCTAGTTGAAAAGCTTGCCGAATCAAAGGTGGTATATCAGAAGATTGGTGAAAAGTATTACTATATCCATAATTGCGTTGAGAGGAGCTGGACTGATGCCCAACTTTTTTGTGATCAAAAGAATGGACATCTTGCGACTCTTCAAAATGAAGAGGAGTGGGAGGCTCTTGCTGAGCACTTGAAGAGTGACAAAAACTATTGGGTTGATATAAATGACAGAGACGACGAAGAGTTTATATCCgattttacacaaaaaaaaccaaaattctTAAAGTGGAGTGATGACGAACCTAATAATGGAGGTGAATATGAATTTATAGAAGATTGTGTGGAACTGCAAGGAAATAATAACTTTTACATGAATGACGCACAGTGCTCAAACCATAATTTATTCATTTGCGAATTCGAGCCACAATGCATATCGTAA
- the LOC119546050 gene encoding zinc finger protein 271-like encodes MEEICRVCLGHCDDMVNIFAGTLGSGPSIPDMIAEWSGYQVEKGDSLPENICLSCLEDAQNAFEIQQTSELGHQFLCQVKEVECIGNDLRKEEYFTISDSESEASRSGHPVKDIPFGEKESNKENNAQQFDSETMELNSLEDEMSLGQTDQSMCQFTEDSNSGISAGELDQSNGYAQGKDEVCEISDDETKSSDCQIQEDAKSEKSVGKDDQPHFKIGNDDVDLGSPKISDNEERPHKCPVCAKTFARHCSFQNHLRGHAEDADSASNHSTDTPSDKSRRPRKTEQPQGLIKNDTSSQSDDLSYRPNQSGPEAYRRVRTDERPYKCNLCQKSFVRKAGVIVHLRVHTGERPYQCDLCPKAFKQHVDLSRHMLTHTKERPHKCNLCDMSFTHPSALKVHFRDHRGERPFKCDRCPKTFRLNFCLKEHMRKHTGERPYKCDKCPKALKAALDLKRHMLTHAKKFQFKRIKSLNPQKKQMFQCAQCPKIFRNKSMLRVHLRVHTGERPFECDKCASSFKHNIDLKRHILTHQTKGPYKCQQCDMSFARPWCLNVHMEDHAREKPVHSTANPYKCDQCERSFNKQSSLKRHTTMCHKPIFKCLYCTIVFREKKKLEEHVKTHTCEKPYSCGQCPRTFKFKPSLRAHKRIHIGEKPHKCPYCQKSFAYQASLTSHMQSHSKLRSYKCTQCLSSFSHLPALEKHIKTHKNK; translated from the coding sequence ATGGAGGAAATATGCCGGGTTTGCCTGGGGCACTGCGATGACATGGTCAACATATTCGCGGGAACGCTAGGATCGGGACCTTCGATTCCGGACATGATTGCCGAGTGGTCCGGCTACCAAGTGGAGAAAGGCGACTCGCTTCCCGAAAATATATGCCTAAGTTGCTTGGAAGATGCCCAGAACGCCTTCGAGATCCAACAGACTTCCGAGTTGGGACACCAGTTCCTGTGCCAAGTCAAGGAAGTCGAGTGCATCGGGAATGATTTGCGTAAGGAGGAATACTTTACAATATCGGACTCTGAGAGCGAGGCATCAAGATCCGGCCATCCAGTCAAGGACATACCATTTGGGGAAAAGGAgtcaaataaagaaaataatgcCCAGCAGTTCGATAGCGAAACTATGGAGCTGAACTCATTGGAAGATGAGATGTCACTCGGCCAAACTGATCAATCCATGTGCCAGTTTACGGAGGACAGTAACAGTGGGATATCAGCTGGTGAACTCGATCAATCAAATGGCTACGCTCAAGGTAAAGATGAAGTCTGTGAAATATCAGACGACGAAACTAAGTCTTCAGATTGTCAAATCCAAGAGGATGCGAAGAGTGAAAAGTCAGTCGGGAAAGATGATCAACCCCattttaaaattggaaatgATGATGTGGATCTTGGCAGCCCGAAGATCTCTGACAATGAAGAGCGACCTCACAAGTGCCCCGTCTGTGCGAAAACCTTTGCACGCCATTGTAGTTTTCAAAATCATCTCAGGGGACATGCGGAGGACGCTGACTCTGCATCAAATCATAGTACTGACACTCCAAGTGACAAAAGTAGACGACCACGTAAGACGGAACAACCGCAGGGACTTATTAAAAATGACACCTCTTCTCAGTCGGATGACCTATCTTACCGTCCAAACCAATCAGGTCCAGAGGCATACAGGCGGGTTCGAACGGATGAGCGCCCATATAAGTGTAATCTTTGTCAGAAGTCTTTTGTGCGAAAAGCTGGTGTTATAGTACACTTGCGTGTTCACACGGGCGAACGACCCTATCAATGTGACCTGTGCCCCAAGGCATTTAAGCAACATGTTGACCTAAGCCGACACATGTTGACCCACACAAAGGAACGACCGCACAAGTGTAACCTCTGCGACATGTCCTTTACACATCCCTCTGCCCTTAAGGTGCATTTTCGCGATCACAGAGGAGAAAGACCATTTAAATGCGATCGTTGCCCGAAAACTTTTAGGTTAAATTTTTGTCTAAAAGAACACATGCGTAAACACACGGGGGAACGGCCGTATAAATGTGACAAATGCCCGAAGGCTTTAAAGGCAGCACTTGATTTGAAGCGACACATGTTGACCCACGCAAAGAAATTCCAGTTTAAGCGAATTAAAAGCCTCAATcctcaaaaaaaacaaatgttcCAGTGTGCGCAGTGTCCTAAGATTTTTCGCAACAAAAGTATGTTGAGAGTGCACCTACGGGTGCACACGGGAGAACGTCCATTCGAATGCGATAAATGCGCCAGCTCTTTTAAGCACAACATCGACCTAAAGCGACACATTTTAACCCACCAAACGAAGGGGCCATACAAGTGTCAGCAGTGCGACATGTCCTTTGCGCGTCCCTGGTGCCTCAATGTGCACATGGAGGATCACGCGAGAGAAAAACCTGTCCACTCGACAGCAAATCCATATAAATGTGACCAATGCGAAAGATCTTTTAACAAACAATCCAGTCTTAAGCGACACACGACGATGTGTCACAAGCCAATATTCAAGTGCTTATATTGTACCATCGTTTTCAGGGAAAAAAAGAAGCTGGAGGAACATGTAAAGACTCATACTTGTGAAAAACCATATAGTTGTGGTCAATGCCCAAGGACTTTTAAGTTTAAACCATCTCTTAGGGCGCACAAACGAATACACATAGGAGAAAAGCCGCATAAATGTCCTTATTGCCAGAAATCATTTGCCTATCAAGCCTCTCTAACGTCGCACATGCAGTCTCACTCCAAGTTGCGTTCGTATAAATGTACCCAATGCCTGTCAAGCTTTTCGCACCTTCCCGCCCTCGAGAAACACATAAAGACTCACAAGAATAAATGA
- the LOC119546051 gene encoding serine/threonine-protein kinase grp: MAATATEMGTGPAATREFVEGWTLAQTLGEGAYGEVKLLINRQTGEAVAMKMVDLKKHPDAANSVRKEVCIQKMLQDTHILRFFGKRSQGTVEYIFLEYAAGGELFDRIEPDVGMPQHEAQRYFTQLLSGLNYLHQRGIAHRDLKPENLLLDEHDNVKISDFGMATMFRCKGKERLLDKRCGTLPYVAPEVLQKAYHAQPADLWSCGVILVTMLAGELPWDQPSSSCTEFINWKDNDHWQLQTPWSKLDTLAISLLRKLLATSPGTRLTLEKTLDHKWCNMQFADNERSYDLVDSAAALEICSPKAKRQRLQSSAHLSNGLEDSISRNYCSQPMPTMRSDDDFNVRLGSGRSKEDGGDRQAFAQEARPSYSFSQPALLDDLLLATQMNQTQSASQNYFQRLVRRMTRFFVTTRWDDTIKRLVGTIERLGGYTCKVGDDGVVTVSTVDRNKLRLVFKAHIIEMDGKILVDFRLSKGCGLEFKRRFIKIKNALEDIVLKGPTTWPIAIATNSVP, from the exons ATGGCGGCAACGGCTACGGAAATGGGAACAGGTCCTGCGGCCACCAGGGAGTTCGTCGAGGGTTGGACTTTGGCCCAAACTCTGGGCGAAGGTGCCTACGGCGA GGTGAAGCTGCTAATCAACCGGCAGACTGGCGAGGCTGTGGCCATGAAAATGGTGGATCTAAAGAAGCATCCGGATGCGGCGAACTCAGTGCGCAAGGAGGTCTGCATACAGAAGATGCTCCAGGACACGCATATCCTGCGATTTTTCGGCAAGCGTTCGCAAGGCACCGTGGAGTACATTTTCCTGGAGTACGCCGCCGGCGGAGAGCTATTCGATCGAATTG AGCCCGATGTGGGAATGCCGCAGCATGAGGCCCAGCGGTATTTCACACAACTCCTGTCCGGACTTAACTACCTACATCAGCGTGGGATCGCCCATCGGGATCTGAAGCCGGAAAATCTGCTGCTGGACGAGCACGACAACGTGAAAATATCCGACTTTGGCATGGCCACCATGTTTAG GTGCAAGGGCAAGGAGCGACTGCTGGACAAACGCTGCGGCACCTTGCCGTACGTGGCCCCCGAGGTGCTCCAGAAGGCCTATCACGCCCAGCCGGCGGATCTGTGGTCCTGTGGCGTAATTCTGGTCACAATGCTGGCGGGTG AACTGCCCTGGGACCAGCCTTCCAGCAGCTGCACGGAGTTTATCAACTGGAAGGACAACGATCACTGGCAACTGCAGACTCCCTGGAGCAAACTGGACACCTTGGCCATTTCACTGCTCCGCAAGCTCTTGGCCACCAGTCCTGGCACGCGATTAACCCTGGAGAAAACCCTGGATCACAAATGGTGCAACATGCAGTTTGCAGATAATG AACGTTCCTATGACCTGGTGGACTCGGCGGCTGCCCTGGAGATTTGCTCGCCGAAGGCTAAGAGGCAGCGCTTGCAGTCGAGCGCCCATCTGAGCAATGGCCTGGAAGACTCCATCTCGCGAAACTACTGTTCCCAGCCCATGCCTACCATGCGCAGCGATGATGACTTCAATGTGCGACTGGGCAGTGGTCGGTCCAAGGAGGATGGTGGCGATCGCCAGGCTTTTGCCCAGGAGGCACGGCCCAGTTACTCCTTCTCACAGCCAGCTCTGCTGGATGATCTCCTGTTGGCCACGCAAATGAATCAAACACAGAGCGCCTCGCAGAACTATTTCCAGCGTTTGGTGCGGAGAATGACTCGATTCTTTGTGACCACACGATGGGACGACACCATCAAGCGCTTGGTGGGCACCATCGAGCGATTGGGTGGCTATACGTGCAAAGTGGGTGACGATGGTGTGGTCACCGTTTCCACCGTCGATCGGAATAAGCTGCGTCTGGTCTTCAAGGCGCACATCATCGAGATGGACGGTAAGATTCTAGTGGACTTCCGGCTGTCCAAGGGTTGCGGCTTGGAGTTCAAGCGACGCTTCATCAAGATCAAGAATGCTCTGGAGGATATAGTGCTTAAAGGACCTACCACCTGGCCCATTGCGATTGCTACCAATTCGGTGCCTTAG
- the LOC119546807 gene encoding uncharacterized protein LOC119546807: MKMSSPRIMQQKRSSKSSNSSRVSMTTSTAEENLLESKLFSWMRLFRFASLLCRAE; this comes from the coding sequence ATGAAGATGAGCTCGCCCAGGATCATGCAGCAGAAGCGGAGCAGCAAGTCCTCCAACTCGTCGCGGGTCTCGATGACCACCTCGACGGCGGAGGAGAATCTCCTGGAGTCGAAGCTCTTCAGTTGGATGCGTCTCTTCCGCTTCGCCTCGCTGCTCTGCCGCGCCGAGTAA